The genomic segment GCTATCTCCGTGTGGTATCAGGCGGCGTTTCACTCAGCAGGGAGATAATCTCGGACTCCCATGCTTCTGTTTCAGATTCCCTGAAACCCAGGTGAACCGCCCGCTGTTGGCCCTGGCGGTCGAAGAGCAGGGAGGTCGGCATGGCTTCGATCTGATAGGCCTCCGCCAGCTTCCCTTCGGGATCATGAAAGATGCGGAACGCAGCGGGGTTCTGCTTTAAGAAGGACTCGGCCGCCTTACGGTCGCGGTCCATATCCACGGCAACCACCTCGAATCCCTGGTTTCCAAAGCGCGCCTGCATCGCCCTCATCCATGGGAAGGATTGCTTGCAGGGCTTGCACCAGGAGGCCCAAAAATCGAGATAGATGACCTTTCCTTTGTATGCGGAGAGATCGAACAGGGTGCTATCACTCTCGGCAGCCGTGGTCTTTTCGCCAGCCATTACAGTGCCGGGAATAGAGGTTTCCATGAAGGCAGACAAGATGAAGGCAGACAAGATGAAGGTGGTGAGCCCACCAGTTGTCTTTACAGTGTTGCGGCTCTTAGAAGGTCGCATTTGAAGTCTCCTCATCCGATATCCCAGGTCATTTAGTGGATAACAGCGTTCCTACCGGTATCGCCTGAAGAAGTTCCAAACCATCGGCGGGGATCAATTCTCCTATCCCATGCGTCAGTGGATGGCGGATTTCCTGGAACTCTGCTAGGGTGCACGGGATAGTTGCGCTGGACGGATGATGAGGGGAGTCGTCTTGATGATCAATAAACATGTCAGTCTCAATTTGAATGTCCGCGGGTTGGGGCAATCCGCGACGTTGAGTGTGAACGACCGTATCCGAACGCTGAAGGCGGAGGGGAAGACCGTCTACCGCCTGGGGCTGGGGCAATCGCCTTTTCCAATCCCTCAATCCATCGTTGAATCGCTTCGAACGCATGCCCATGAAAGAGATTATTTGCCGGCCAAGGGGCATGCGGATCTGCGGGCCGCCGTGGCGGATTATCATCGCCGGACCGATGGTGTCGCCGCGGATTCAGAGGGCGTTCTGATCGGCCC from the Candidatus Eisenbacteria bacterium genome contains:
- a CDS encoding TlpA family protein disulfide reductase → MRPSKSRNTVKTTGGLTTFILSAFILSAFMETSIPGTVMAGEKTTAAESDSTLFDLSAYKGKVIYLDFWASWCKPCKQSFPWMRAMQARFGNQGFEVVAVDMDRDRKAAESFLKQNPAAFRIFHDPEGKLAEAYQIEAMPTSLLFDRQGQQRAVHLGFRESETEAWESEIISLLSETPPDTTRR